The DNA window CGCGATCTGCTTTTCCATTTTAATAATCACGCGACCCGCGTCTGCCTGACCCATCGCCTGCAGCATTAGCGTCATCAGCGCTTTCAGGCAGGAGACTTCCTGCGCCAGTTCTTGATTATTTTCTGCAGTGGAAAAATCTGGTGTGCTCATCGATATCCTCGTTTGCTCGCTGCGCTATTGCGCCTGTCTGAATGTGAAGGCCGCGCAGTATACCACAAGCGACAGAAAAAAAAGGAGTGCTTAATTTCTGTTCTCTCATCTGAGTTGTGAATGATTTTATGCATCAGATAAGACGTAATAGCTGTCAGCAGCGCAATAATTTCCCCCAATTATTTAGCACGTTAATAATTGTTACATATTTTGCCTCGTATTTATGCGCTACGTAATCTGTTGTGTTTTTTGTGCCTTCTGTATGAGGATTGTTAAAAAATAAGCCTCGGGCAACTGATTGTTCGCAATGACTTTCCACTCAGTGTGCACAGACATTGCCATAAATGAGAGCCAAATCGAGGAGACGGCATTTTTTTGCCTTTTAAATTAGCAATAAAACCCGGTAATATGTGGGAGATAAAGTATCAGTAGCGTTATCCCTCATTCTGGAGATTATTCCTTTGATCAACGTTCTTCTTGTTGATGACCACGAACTGGTGCGCGCAGGGATACGACGCATTCTGGAAGATATAAAAGGGATTAAAGTCGCTGGCGAAGCCTGCTGCGGCGAAGACGCCGTCAAGTGGTGCCGGGCTAATTCCGCTGATGTCGTCCTGATGGACATGAACATGCCCGGGATCGGTGGTCTGGAAGCGACGCGCAAAATCGCGCGCTCGGTAGCGGGCACGAAAGTGATCATGTTGACCGTGCATACCGAGAATCCTTTACCTGCCAAGGTCATGCAGGCAGGGGCGGCAGGGTATCTCAGTAAGGGCGCTGCGCCACAGGAAGTGGTGAATGCGATTCGCTGCGTCGCGTCCGGGCAACGTTACATTGCCTCCGATATTGCTCAGCAAATGGCGTTAAGTCAGATTGAACCGGAAAAAACAGAATCGCCGTTTGCCAGTTTGTCTGAACGCGAATTGCAGATTATGCTG is part of the Klebsiella quasipneumoniae subsp. quasipneumoniae genome and encodes:
- the uvrY gene encoding UvrY/SirA/GacA family response regulator transcription factor; translation: MINVLLVDDHELVRAGIRRILEDIKGIKVAGEACCGEDAVKWCRANSADVVLMDMNMPGIGGLEATRKIARSVAGTKVIMLTVHTENPLPAKVMQAGAAGYLSKGAAPQEVVNAIRCVASGQRYIASDIAQQMALSQIEPEKTESPFASLSERELQIMLMITKGQKVNEISEQLNLSPKTVNSYRYRMFSKLNIHGDVELTHLAIRHGLCNAESLASQ
- a CDS encoding DUF2594 family protein — its product is MSTPDFSTAENNQELAQEVSCLKALMTLMLQAMGQADAGRVIIKMEKQIAQMEDEAQAAVFSSTVKQIKQAYRQ